The genomic interval CATGTAATTTACTTTTGATTGCGACCAAATAAAACTTTTACtactttcctctttttttttgttcttttgacGTGTATAGTATGTATGCGGTTCATttgtataataataaaaatattgaTATATGAATTTTATCAATCACAAGTTCTTTGTGGAATCCTTAGTCTTGGTTaaattgtatttttgtgtgtgttattttgacATGCTTAACCATGTAAGCAGGACATTGAGATTCAGTAACAGAAAACGATAAGTTTGTAGTAAAACTTGATAGAACCCAATGGAAACAATTCAAGTTTTCTGCTTTGTTCACAATATATCAACTTAAATATAAGGCATTGGAATGACACAAGCACAGGCTTGTAGGCTAGTAGATGGAAAAGAAAGCCTGGTTATAACAATGATCATGTTTAACAATCATTTAACAATGGTTGAGCAATGAACTAGCAGAGTTGGTATAGAAATCTAGGCCTATTGACGATTTATTTCACAAGACCATTTGGGTTGTCCGTGTCATAATGGATGACGTCTTACAGAACTTTACAAACAAGCGTGATGGTAGTGTTCGTCGGTCTGTAATTTTTAAGAACGCATGTAactaaggtaaaaaaaaaaaaacatgtttatttgtgtttttttttacccctATCGTGTTTTGGAGGAAGTGACGAAACATGATCTAGATCAATTAAGTCACGTGATCAACGGTCGTCCTGGGAAACGCATTCCAAGCAGCTGCAACCAATCCAATCAAATGAGAGCGAGGTTGGAATGTAGCGAATGAGATTCGAGCCAGCGAGGATTTAAACCAAGACGATTCTCCTTTGGTTATTGTGCAGCAATTGCAGTGTGATATCAGTATCTGTTAACGCGACCACAGCAACACATCTTTTGAAATGGCTCTCCGCATGACCAGAGTAAGTTTATTTTTCTGTCACAGTTTTGCATTTGTAATTTATTTGATTTCATGTCGTTCTGTTTGTGCTTTCGATCAATTTTCGACGTCTGATGTGTGAGTGGCCTCGTGCATAACTTCCTGGACTATGATGACTCGTGACTTTTATTTTAAACTTGTTTAGAATTCTGTTCTGTGCACGCAATGTGGCAACGGATCGATGTTTAAGCTTTCACTGAAAGTATAAACATGTCTTTTTTGTAGAACCGCATCGCTTCAGAGAACCCAACTGCTCTCGCGGGCAAGACTGTGCAGGGGAACAAGCCTACACTCAGGCCGCGAGCTGCCCTTGGTGAAATCGGCAACAATGTTGCAGCTCCCAAACAGTGTCTGAAAAAGGTAACATTTACTCGTCTTTTTACATTATAAATGGCTGTTAACGCGAGGTTTTGGCCCATCAATCTAATAGCTTGTTGTTCAGGATGCTAAATTGGAGCCCATTAAAGTGGCGGAGAGGAAGGCTAGCACAAGGGTCGAGAAGATCCAGGAAGCAAAGCTGCCTAAAAGAAATGAACCCGAAATTAAGGTGAGATTTGACTTTATAAAATGTCATTATAATTAGTTAAACCTTTTTTAATTTGACTTATGTGCGAACATGCATCAGTCTCGTCGTGGAAACCCCCgttatgttcccaccccccatACTGAACACTTGTCTCTCTCAGCCAGTGCCAGTGGCCGTGCTCGAGCCCATGTCCCCCACTCCCATGGAGACTTCTGGCTGCGCGCCTAACGACCTGTGCCAGGCGTTCTCCGATGTTCTCCTCACCATCAAGGACGTGGATGCGGACGATTATGACAACCCCATGCTCTGCAGTGAATACGTGAAGGACATCTACAAGTACCTCCAACAGCTCGAGGTTAGATCACTACCACAGTCGTTTTCCCATTCTGCCTTTGCTTCTGTTCCTGCCTTAAGCATGCTTCCAGTTCTGAGGGATTTGATTAGAAGTGCTCTATGGTAGGGAGGAATTTGCCATGAGCACTAAATAGTTTGGATACATTTCCTTCAGTAGGGTGCCCACAGTAGCTCACCAGAAGTGCTTATTCATGTACAGAGGCCTTACCCGTGTTTGAATCCAGCATTTTGCTGCATGGTTCCCCCTGCCTTCCCTGTCACTTCACTTTGTTGCCCCTTGTTCATGTCTCTGTAGGTTGACCAGGCAGTCAGACCAAAGTACCTGGAGGGGCAGGAGCTCACGGGGAACATGAGGGCCATCCTCATCGACTGGCTCGTTCAGGTCCAGATCAAGTTCCGCCTCCTGCAAGAGACCATGTACATGACCGTGGGCATCATCGATCGCTTCCTCCAGGTACCCTCCTTCCCACTGCTCAGGAACCACGTCAAGGACTTGGTGATGCTAGTTAGTGGGGATGCCCTTTATAATTCCCCTGTCTGTGTTGGCaagctgtgcctggtagctgaatgtttacaggattttttttttcctgaacTGACAACCACAAATAGTCAGAACTATCTGCTGTACTTGTCTACTAAATGAACAAGATGCTAATTTTGTCTTGACCCGACAGGACAACCCCGTCCCCAAGAAGCAGCTCCAGCTGGTGGGGGTGACGGCCATGTTTGTTGCCTCCAAGTACGAGGAGATGTACCCTCCTGAGATCGCGGACTTTGCCTTCGTCACTGACCGGGCGTACACCACGGCCCAGATCAGGGACATGGAGATGAGGATCCTGAGAGGGCTCAAGTTCAGCTTTGGccgtcccctccccctgcagttcCTGAGGAGAGCCTCCAAGATCGGAGAggtttgtctccctccctcagccatCCAACATCtacttctccatcctctctcgcCACCCCTCCCATCTCGATATCAATTGCTGCCTCAGAATCTAAAATGGCTGCCATGTCCATCCCCTCCAGGTGACTGCTGAGCACCACACCCTGGCTAAGTACTTTGTGGAGCTGACCATGGTGGACTACGAGATGGTCCACTTCCCTCCGTCGCAGGTGGCCAGTGCTGCGTTCGCCCTCACCCTGAAGGTCTTCAGCTGTGGGGAGTGGGTAAGAAGCTGACCGTCCTTTTatatgtcatttagcagacgcttttagtaattacagggacattcccccgaggcaagtagggtgaagtgccttgcccaaggacacaacgtcatatggcacggccgggaatcaaactggctactttcagattactagctcgattccctaaccgctcagccacctgactcccttccaCTTCAAGACTACCTGTCATAACCTCCCCCTTATCAAGGCTTCAACTGTGGGGATTTGTGTAGGGTAGACCAGTAACTAAAGGTCCTTTCGTGGTCAATTTCACTAATTCTTGGCTCCACTTTCCCCTCAGAATGAAACTCTTCAGCACTACATGAGCTACTCTGAAGAGAGTctggtgccagtgatgcagctcATTGCCAAGAACGTTGTCCAGGTGAACGAGGGCAAGACCAAGCACATGGTGAGTGGAGGGTCTGTCTGGATGCGCTCTTCTTACTGGATGTGTTGTGAGGTTACCAGATGACAGCTCTAGCAGGTTTGGTGCTTTGCATACACTTGAAATAACTATGTGGTGTTTATGGCAGAATTCTTGAACGAAAGTAAGCTCATGGCTAATTTTTACTTGTGAAATGTTCAGTCCTCAAATTGCCTCCCTTCAAGAAAGTGAATAATTAAAATGTGATGTTTCCTCAGGCTGTGAAGAACAAGTATTCGAGTCAGAAGCAGATGAGAATCGCCACTATTTCTCAACTAAACTCTTCACTGATCAAGGACCTGGCAAAGAAACTGACCCTATGAGACTGATTTTAAGCACCATGTGCTGTTTTGTACAGACTGTATCTAACTTATGTCATTTATAATGTTTTTAGGGAGATGTGTGGCTGGACAGTATTGGGAGACTTGGGTGTGCTGCCTGCCTAATGGGGTAGAGGTCTTTCTGTAAAAGGCTTTGACCTCTTTTGTAACAATGTGTATACCAAAAGTCTTAATGCCAATAAACGTTTTAAAATTTTTACATACCGAGTCCTCTTTAAATGATACACGTGACAACTTgcacttacattttacatttagtcatttttagcagcagctcatccagagcgacttacagtaagggacattcccccgaggcaagtagggtgaagtgccttgcccaaggacacaacataatttttgcacggccgtgaatcgatctggcaaccttctgattactagcccgctcagccatctgactcccactccTCGCACTTCACCACCAGATGGCGCTAGAGCCTTGGACACTAGACTTGCCTATTGGGTTAGTTGTCCTTCACATTGTGCTTTAGTGACCCAGTACTTGAGCTAATGCTGAAGCTATCACCACAGGagctctacttcctgtctggggACCTGTTGGTTCTGACTGCTGCTAGGCTTTCGGGTCCCTTGCCAGCCTGCTAGATGTGTACGCTTCATCAGGTCATATCCTTTTTCCTTGACTGTTTGGATGGTTGGTCAACCTTTTCGTCTAATGGTTCTTCTCAGTAAAGGACATATAATGTAATTTCAATTGGTCTAAAATGTACTCGGGCTCAAGTATTTCACGGTCTGCAGACTGTTGCTTACATGTGTCAAATTGATTTGCCTACTTTTGAATGACCTAACCAGCCAACGTGCTTGTAGCACCTGACCTTCAACCCCCATAGAAATCCCATTTAGACAGGGTCACCTTGTCTGTCTGCCGGGCTTCCTGTGCTCGGCCGGTACCCCCGCCATGTTCctcctgggaggggaggggaagcacCAGTCAGACCGGCTGGCCTCCAGAGGGGCATGAGGACCCCAGAATAACGGCAGATGCAGGGAGGAGGTCCAGGGAGCCCCGTCCCGCTGGAGCACCCGGCCTCAATTACGATTGATCACGCAGCACGTATTTAAGGCTTAATGGACACAGCAGAGCGGGGAGTGCTCATCTCTCCAGGCTGTGTTCAGCTGAGGGCCGGAGGGATCCCTCTGTAACCGGACACTCCTGGGGGACTGAGCTCATCCTCAGCCCCCGGCCCGGCCACCTGCTGCCTGCTGGAGATCACACACCACCCTACtgtacacaccaccaccctcctgtACCTCTCGTGCACACCACCCTCCtgtacacaccaccaccctcttGTACCCCtgtagtgtgtgagagagagggagagagtccgAGGAGGGGGCGAGctccttgtctcccccccccccacacacgcacacacacaccttccgctCAAGTCCGCAGGGACAGATGGTCATTAGTCTCCGTGAGCCTGCAGCCCTGCTCTTAAACCCAGGCTCGCGCTGAGCTCTCGTGCCTGAAGGCTGAGGTCATGAGTGGGCAGAGCGAGCCGTTTACGAGACTGAGTCCTCCTGTGGCGCTTGAGAACGTGCGTCTGGAGTACACCGGGAGTCAGGGACTGGGGCCTTTctggttccctctctctccgtataAGCGAACATTGTGGTACGTCGTGGTACAGTGAGGCCTTTCAAGACGTTTATAAGGATGACCGTGTTCGCCCCTTCATCTCTCGATGGAATAGTGATCCAGGTGTCAAGCTCTCGCGGTCACAAAGAACGCAAAAACTTGGCCCCCCGAAACTCTCTTCAGTACAAAACTCACCCAATGTACGGTCCGAGACCAGAGCCAGAAGTTTGAAAATGCCTCTCAGTCTAAACATTCAGTGAGACAGTCGGCCTTTAAGTGAGTCAGTGTTCGTTTCTCACCTCCCGTCCACCAAGTCTGCGAGTTTCGATTCAATAATGACAAAGCCAAACAAACAGCTAGCCACAGCGGtgatgtcggggggggggggggcagcgaggTCGGGCGGCTGGCGTTCAGACCAGAGACTCCGTGCCGAGGACGCAGAGAAAAATAAACACCGGAGCGTTCATTTTCACAATTTATAGGTTTTCGAATAAAAAATCGGTGTGCTTCCTGAACTTGGCTGACCTTTGCCTCTCAACGGTagatgaagagaagagaggatactATTGTGGCCCGAACACTGGCGTGATTCAGACAGGCGTGAATAGTCTCCTCAGGATCATTCTTGTTTACTTAGCGGAAAGTTCCTCCGACCACCTATATAACCTTCTCGCGTCGGAACAGAAGGTCGAGTCTTACTTCCTCCCTCCTGGTTAACAGCCTCTCCTTGTCTGAGTAGAGGAAGAGAACATGATTCCTCAGCAAAGATACACTTATCAAGGACACGAAATTCTTGTTGCCTTGGAAATGGGAGCCTCATTGCTAATCGTAATTTCGCACTGACAATCGGCTTCAGCCCAAAACAAACTAGGTCAGGAAAAAGTGGAGGGATTGTTCATCTCATAATAGTTTAGAAAATACGTAAGATTTGACTTGTAATGATACCTTTTTAACGTTGTTCCCACGAAAGAGCACCGCAGAGCAAACACAGTAGGCCTGTTTTCAACTGTTGTGGACATTGCAATCATAAGTGGAATAATACAATGTTGCAATTACTATGTAATCGGCGCTTTGGGAATTATAGCCAcatatgtttgtgtttgatttAATGATTTGTAACATAATGAGAACAAGATTGCGGGTAAGTGTTGTGTTGTTTGTCATGTTGTACGTTTTCGAAGCTTCCAAAATCCACGTCTGTTTTTCCATTCCTTACATTATTCttgaaaatacatgtttttttatggTTTATTACCAGAAAAAAAATACCTAAAACATACACAAATTTTAAAAAATGTGGATCAGATAGTTTAGACTTCCCCCCCAACATCCTTCCCTCCAAATCCCTGTTGTTCACAAGACATGAGTCATCTAGTCCAGGCTGGGAACCTGGTCAACCACAGTGTAACACAGTAGAACACACAGTAGAACCGATTAAAACATAATAGAAAACACAGTAGAACACGTAAGAACACAGTAAAACAGCAGAAATCGTCGACAGGTTCTGAGTGAGTGGGATTCCGATCTCTCCAACGACACCACAGTGTGCTGCACAGCCAGCGTGTGACCTGACGTGATTGATGTGTCGTCATGGTGACGTAAAGCACCAGCACCTCCAGCCCCTGACATCTCCTCCATCACACGGCCGTCTGGGACGCCTGTAACCTGAGTCGGGTGAGTCAGACCCCCAGAGTCCTGGGATTAATCTCCAgggtggggatggagaggggggtggttagtggaggaggagaaggggatggttagggggtggaggagagggggttggtGAAGGGGGAtacagtggaggggggagggagagagggagggggggagagagagagggagagaggggggggggagagaggggggagagagagagagagggagggagagagggagaaggacactGCTGACATGCTGTAAATCTACCTCAGGGGTCACTTGGCGTCTCCTTTGTTGTGGGAGTGTGGCGGCAGATTAGCTGAGTGtggatgtgtcctgtttgtccctctctctgtctctccccctctctctcccctccctctcttcccctccctctctccccctccctctcccccccagacctcaGGTCACTCAGAACAGCTGTGCAGAGTCAGGGTTGAGCCAGGACTTTGATCAGGTTTCAGTCGACCTTAGCGTGTCGGCAGATGGCACCAGCATCCTGAGTGGATCTGCTGGCGATCTGAAGCTCTCGCGTGGAATCAAACGAGCTGAAGTCTCTACTAGTGTCTGTGACGCAATGCCTGACCTGTGAGAGCACTCTCGCTCTGTCGGTCATTTGCATGGTGGCGCTAGCCAACTGGATGGAGACTGGAGGTGAGTTGGGTCAATTGTAAGCAGTGGATGCTTCATTTCTCTCAAGCTTTCACATTGTGACACAGTGGGGAGGTCTCCTTAAGGAGAGAAAACCTCCCTGTATGACCAAGATAATAGAGTTCTGGACAAATGCTCCTTTGTTACACACTTAATCATGTTCTCTGAAGGGGTTCAAGGCCTGACACTTCGAATAATTCACAGCCTTCTTGACTTTGACAGGGGATGTAGAGCTGCTGGTCTTGTTAGCCGTGCTGCAAGGGTTGTTTGGACAGGTGTTCATACCTGGCAGGTGGGGGTTCTGCTGGAGGGCTCCGTGTGCCTCCACACAAATGAGATGTCAGGTGTTTTGTTTTGACAAAAACATCTCAGCAACATCTGTTTTCTGGAGGACCCAAAGTACCCAAATGTTTCAtaatttttggatgacatttatTTAATGCTTGGGCTGTTTGTTCCGGCTCATCCTCAACATCCTCCATCGCTGACCGCTGTGCGTGGAAAGGGTGTTATTGATTAAACGAGTCAATAGTGCCGGCTTTTCTCTCTGATTATTCCACTAATGcactcagggagaatgtcctggCCACGCAACCTGGTAGGCCAGGGTTATAAAGTGCACCAGAGCTCCTAAATTATTCACGAGGCCCCTTTCACTGTCCCAGACTGCCATTAGAGACGAGGAGaatcaggggggagggaggggggaggaaggagggaggggggaggagggagggggtcgggagggaggaggggggagggaggaggggggaggagggaggagggggggaggagggggggagtcgggagggaggaggggggagtcggGAGGGAgtcgggagggaggaggggggaggaggggggaatcaggggggaggagggagggaggagggagggaggggtgtcacCCAGCCCTGGGGAGCCAGAAGAGGGCAGGATGGTGTTTCTCTGGACCACTGCATCCTGCTGCTGCAGAAGAGGGCAGGATGGTGTTTCTCTGGACCACTGCATCCTGCTGCTGCAGAAGAGGGCAGGATGGTGTTTCTCTGGACCACTGCATCCTGCTGCTGCAGAAGAGGGCAGGATGGTGTTTCTCTGGACCACTGCATCCTGCTGCTGCAGAAGAGGGCAGGATGGTGTTTCTCTGGACCACTGCATCCTGCTGCTGCAGAAGAGGGCAGGATGGTGTTTCTCTGGACCACTGCATCCTGCTGCTGCAGAAGAGGGCAGGATGGTGTTTCTCTGGACCACTGCATCCTGCTGCTGCAGCCCTGGGGAGCCAGAAGAGGGCAGGATGGTGTTTCTCTGGACCACTGCATCCTGCTGCTGCAGAAGAGGGCAGGATGGTGTTTCTCTGGACCACTGCATCCTGCTGCTGCAGAAGAGGGCAGGATGGTGTTTCTCTGGACCACTGCATCCTGCTGCTGCAGTCTGGGGACAAGCTGAACTACTTCCTCAGGTCAGAACATCAGACCACCCTGGCTCGCGTCAGCATGtctgagaggtcagaggtcagattgattgaggggggggggtttctgtTGGAAGGATCAGACGTCTTGTGTTTGAGGAAAACGTATTATTTGTGAAATCCTCTGGAGATAAGGTGATGATTGCAGGGGGATGTCTAACTGGAGACaaggttctctctccctctctctccccctctctccccctctctctccccctctccctccctccctccctccctctctccctccctccctccctccctccctccctccctctctctctctctctctctctctctctctctctccctgttcagtGTTTTTCCAGACTGGCATCAATGAGATCCTGCAGCAAAACAGCTCTGAAGTCCTCAGCCATGAAACTGCTGTTGTTTGCTGTCACTCCCCCGACAGGCACCTGAGACCAGGCGGACCAGAGTGAGGCACTGCAAGGCTGAGGTAATGTACTGGAGGCAGGCGGCCAGAGTGAGGCACTGCAAGGCTGAGGTAATGTACTGGAGGCAGGCGGCCCAGAGTGAGGCACTGCAAGGCTGAGGTAATGTACTGGAGGCAGGCGGCCCAGAGTGAGGCACTGCAAGG from Osmerus eperlanus unplaced genomic scaffold, fOsmEpe2.1 SCAFFOLD_857, whole genome shotgun sequence carries:
- the ccnb1 gene encoding G2/mitotic-specific cyclin-B1 isoform X2; this translates as MALRMTRNRIASENPTALAGKTVQGNKPTLRPRAALGEIGNNVAAPKQCLKKDAKLEPIKVAERKASTRVEKIQEAKLPKRNEPEIKPVPVAVLEPMSPTPMETSGCAPNDLCQAFSDVLLTIKDVDADDYDNPMLCSEYVKDIYKYLQQLEVDQAVRPKYLEGQELTGNMRAILIDWLVQVQIKFRLLQETMYMTVGIIDRFLQDNPVPKKQLQLVGVTAMFVASKYEEMYPPEIADFAFVTDRAYTTAQIRDMEMRILRGLKFSFGRPLPLQFLRRASKIGEVTAEHHTLAKYFVELTMVDYEMVHFPPSQVASAAFALTLKVFSCGEWNETLQHYMSYSEESLVPVMQLIAKNVVQVNEGKTKHMAVKNKYSSQKQMRIATISQLNSSLIKDLAKKLTL
- the ccnb1 gene encoding G2/mitotic-specific cyclin-B1 isoform X1, with the translated sequence MALRMTRNRIASENPTALAGKTVQGNKPTLRPRAALGEIGNNVAAPKQCLKKLVVQDAKLEPIKVAERKASTRVEKIQEAKLPKRNEPEIKPVPVAVLEPMSPTPMETSGCAPNDLCQAFSDVLLTIKDVDADDYDNPMLCSEYVKDIYKYLQQLEVDQAVRPKYLEGQELTGNMRAILIDWLVQVQIKFRLLQETMYMTVGIIDRFLQDNPVPKKQLQLVGVTAMFVASKYEEMYPPEIADFAFVTDRAYTTAQIRDMEMRILRGLKFSFGRPLPLQFLRRASKIGEVTAEHHTLAKYFVELTMVDYEMVHFPPSQVASAAFALTLKVFSCGEWNETLQHYMSYSEESLVPVMQLIAKNVVQVNEGKTKHMAVKNKYSSQKQMRIATISQLNSSLIKDLAKKLTL